The genomic segment GGGAAAAGCGGTAGCCCTCCCAGACCGAGTCCAGGATGTCCATCGCCAGGAAGAAACCCCCGATGGCCTGGTGGGCCCGGTCCAAGGAGGCCCCCGGCGGCAGGTCTTTTCGCAGGATCAAGGCCACCTCGGGTTCCACCCGGGGCTGAAGGAACCGCGCCAGGTCCACCCGCTCCACCAGCATGCCCGGGTGTACCCGGCCGAAGATAGGCTCAGCGATGCCCATCTGCCGCTGCTTGGCCTCGGAAACCAAGCCCAGTTTGAAGCCCTTGAGGGGACCGGGAAAAAGGGCCTCCTGGATACGGTAAGCTTCCTCCAGTCCCACCCCCCAGTTCCTACCCCCGGAGAGGGTCCTGCCCTCGGCCCGCGCTTTCCGCACCGCCTCTAAAAGGGTCACGCTCCCTCCTTGTCCGAA from the Thermus thermamylovorans genome contains:
- a CDS encoding 2-keto-4-pentenoate hydratase, with product MTLLEAVRKARAEGRTLSGGRNWGVGLEEAYRIQEALFPGPLKGFKLGLVSEAKQRQMGIAEPIFGRVHPGMLVERVDLARFLQPRVEPEVALILRKDLPPGASLDRAHQAIGGFFLAMDILDSVWEGYRFSLPEVVVDNTSGGAFLLGLRRYGCLPRGALRLYLNGEKVAEGLVEALGDPGARLSWLAERVGGLRAGQIVFLGSPAAAVPLARGVLELWGEGGVLLARVA